The Williamwhitmania sp. nucleotide sequence AAAGTGGGCATTGGTATCGATTAGCATCAGAACATGTTGAAAAAATAGAGTAATGGAAGATTCAAAAAAGTTAAATTTTGGTCTCATTGGGGCCTCCGGATACATTGCACCACGCCACTTGAGGGCAATTAAGGATACAGGAAATAACCTCATTGCAGCTCTCGATAGGTTCGACAGCGTGGGCATCATGGATAGCTTTTTTCCCGAAGCCGATTTCTTTGTGGAGTATGAGCGCTTCGACCGGCACTTTGATAAGCTAAAGCGGCATGGCACCCGCATTGACTATGTAAGCATTTGTACCCCGAACTACCTGCACGATTCCCATATTCGGTTTGCCCTGCGCCAGGGGGCTGAGGCCATATGCGAAAAACCGCTGGTGCTCAACCCGTGGAACGTGGATGCCCTGCAGGAGATAGAGCAGGAAACCGGCCATAAGGTGAACACCATTCTGCAGCTTCGGTTGCACCCAGCTATTATTGCGCTAAGAGAGGAGGTGGCTAAGGCTCCTGCCGATAAGATTTTCGACGTGGATCTCACCTACATTACAAGCCGTGGGCATTGGTATTTTGTTTCGTGGAAGGGCGATGCCCAGAAGTCGGGTGGCATTGCCACCAACATTGGCATTCACTTCTTTGATATGCTCTCCTGGGTTTTTGGCGAGGTGCAGGAGAACGTGGTTCACCTTTCGGAGCCGGATAAATCTGCCGGTTACCTTCGCCTGAAGAAGGCTCGGGTAAGATGGTTCTTAAGCGTAGATTATACGGATATCCCTGAAGCCATAAGGCAGAAAGGGCAGCGCACCTTCCGGTCGATTACGATGGAGGGGAAGGAGATTGAGTTTTCAGAAGGCTTTACCGACCTGCATACCGAAAGTTACCGTCAAATTATTGCTGGCAAGGGATTTGGCCTTCAGGACGCCAAGCCATCCATTCAAACGGCCTATACCATTCGTAATTTTAAGCCTCTTGGTTTAACCGGTGACTACCATCCATTCTGCAAGAAGTAATTTAACCCTTTAAAACTTGAGCGATGATATATCAAGACCTAGTTGCCAAGCATGAAAAGTTGGCTGTAATAGGCTTAGGATATGTAGGGCTGCCCATTGCACTTGAATTTGCCCGTAAAATCTCCGTTATAGGATTCGATATTAAGCCCGATCGGGTTAAGCTGATGCAGGAGGGCATTGATCCAAGCAAGGAGCTGGAGAGCGAGGCTTTTAAGGGGTGCGAAATAGAGTACACTAGCCATCTAGAAGATCTTAAAAAAGCTAAATTCTTTGTTGTTGCGGTGCCAACCCCCATCGATGATCATAACCTTCCCGATTTGAAGCCGCTGCTTGCGGCCACCGCAACCGTGGGTAAGGTATTAAAGAAGGGCGATTA carries:
- a CDS encoding Gfo/Idh/MocA family oxidoreductase, whose translation is MEDSKKLNFGLIGASGYIAPRHLRAIKDTGNNLIAALDRFDSVGIMDSFFPEADFFVEYERFDRHFDKLKRHGTRIDYVSICTPNYLHDSHIRFALRQGAEAICEKPLVLNPWNVDALQEIEQETGHKVNTILQLRLHPAIIALREEVAKAPADKIFDVDLTYITSRGHWYFVSWKGDAQKSGGIATNIGIHFFDMLSWVFGEVQENVVHLSEPDKSAGYLRLKKARVRWFLSVDYTDIPEAIRQKGQRTFRSITMEGKEIEFSEGFTDLHTESYRQIIAGKGFGLQDAKPSIQTAYTIRNFKPLGLTGDYHPFCKK